Proteins found in one Quercus robur chromosome 2, dhQueRobu3.1, whole genome shotgun sequence genomic segment:
- the LOC126713022 gene encoding trihelix transcription factor DF1-like, protein MLRDSEEDTVMVGADHEGDKDGAIGWNSSEEDKGKSEEGGDRITSGGNRWPRPETLALLKIRLDMDGVFRDSNLKGPLWEEVSRKLAELGYHRNAKKCKEKFENVYKYHKRTKEGRTGKPEGKTYRFFDQLQALENKHQPSKAMASSVSKTTIPSTANPTIISHNGVSKSTTVPSTTNPTIISQSVVPPIPNPTIPPLQAPKPVVPRNPLQSTISGILFSGNTSTSSSTASDEELKGRCKKRRKWKDFFKSLAKEVIEKQEELQLKFLEAIEKHENERIVREDSWRIQEMARLNREHEMLVQERSTAAAKDAAVIAFLQKISNDSNTNLQSPVPRLTLPPRLLSSETNSEIQKMDIVRFENNSTPSPTQTSSSRWPKAEVEALIGLRTSVDRNYQENGPKGPMWEDISAGMRRLGYNRSAKRCKEKWENINKYFKKVKESNKTRPEDSKTCPYFQKLDALYKEKKKVESSANSGQDMNNLMEPLMVQPEQQWPPQEDNNQQETVMEDIENVEQNEEDDENEAVDSEEEDNDGGGFEVVINKPTLMDNGE, encoded by the exons atGCTGAGGGATTCTGAGGAGGACACGGTGATGGTTGGAGCTGATCATGAAGGCGATAAGGACGGTGCTATCGGGTGGAACTCAAGCGAAGAAGATAAGGGTAAGAGTGAAGAAGGTGGTGACAGAATTACTAGCGGTGGAAATCGGTGGCCTCGCCCAGAAACTTTAGCACTCTTGAAGATACGGTTGGACATGGATGGGGTGTTTCGTGACTCAAATCTTAAAGGTCCACTATGGGAAGAGGTTTCAAG GAAACTAGCAGAGCTTGGTTATCACCGGAACGCCAAGAAATGCAAGGAGAAATTTGAGAATGTCTATAAGTACCACAAAAGAACCAAAGAAGGTCGAACCGGGAAGCCAGAGGGAAAGACCTATCGGTTTTTTGATCAATTACAAGCCCTTGAAAACAAACATCAACCATCTAAAGCAATGGCTTCAAGTGTTTCTAAAACTACTATTCCATCCACAGCAAACCCTACAATCATATCCCACAATGGTGTTTCTAAGAGTACTACTGTTCCATCAACAACAAACCCTACAATCATATCCCAGAGTGTTGTCCCTCCAATACCAAACCCTACAATTCCGCCATTACAAGCACCAAAACCTGTTGTTCCTAGAAATCCTTTGCAAAGTACCATTTCTGGGATTCTTTTCTCGGGTAATACTTCGACCTCTTCTTCGACAGCGTCTGATGAAGAATTGAAAGGCCGTTGTAAGAAGAGGAGGAAATGGAAGGACTTTTTCAAGAGTCTTGCGAAGGAGGTGATAGAGAAGCAAGAGGAGCTACAGCTGAAATTCTTGGAAGCCATAGAGAAACATGAAAATGAACGAATAGTTCGAGAAGACTCTTGGAGGATACAAGAAATGGCAAGACTCAATAGAGAGCATGAAATGTTGGTCCAAGAACGATCCACCGCAGCAGCGAAGGACGCAGCGGTAATTGCATTCTTGCAGAAGATATCAAATGACAGCAATACAAATCTGCAGTCACCAGTGCCCCGGCTAACACTGCCACCACGCTTGCTCTCATCAGAGACCAATTCTGAGATTCAGAAAATGGATATAGTTCGCTTTGAGAATAATTCAACACCTTCACCGACACAAACAAGCTCTTCCAGATGGCCAAAAGCTGAAGTTGAAGCTCTGATAGGGCTTCGAACAAGTGTTGACCGTAACTATCAAGAAAATGGGCCAAAAGGGCCTATGTGGGAGGACATTTCAGCTGGAATGCGTAGGCTTGGATACAATCGGAGTGCCAAGAGATGCAAGGAGAAATGGGAGAACATCAACAAGTACTTCAAGAAGGTGAAGGAAAGCAACAAGACAAGGCCCGAGGACTCAAAGACGTGTCCGTACTTCCAAAAGCTTGATGCACTAtacaaagagaagaaaaaagttgaaagcTCAGCCAATTCTGGTCAAGATATGAATAACTTAATGGAGCCATTGATGGTCCAGCCAGAGCAGCAGTGGCCTCCACAAGAAGACAATAATCAGCAGGAGACAGTGATGGAAGATATTGAAAATGTGGAACAAAATGAAGAAGACGATGAAAATGAAGCTGTAGATAGTGAGGAAGAAGATAATGATGGCGGCGGTTTTGAGGTGGTAATAAACAAACCTACCTTGATGGATAATGGTGAATGA